The Gemmatimonas aurantiaca T-27 DNA segment AGGTGCTGTGGGAGATGAGGAGCGCGGAGTACATGCGGGCGGCCATGTGCGGATCGACCGGCCGGAATTCACCACGCGTGATCCCGCGTTCAACGATGCTCGCCATCAGGCGTCGGCCACGCGCGATGACTTCGTCGGCGTAGAAGGCCATGAGATCGGGGAAATTCACGAGTTCGTCGTGCACGAGGCGCTTGAGCACGCGCACCCGGTCCGTCCGATGAAAATTCCACGACCTTGTGGCAAATTCTCGAATTTGTGACGCCGAACTGGCGTCTTTGTGCGCTTCTTGTGACGCCTCTGCTTCGCTCAATGCCACCACAATCGTGGTGCGCACCATTTCTCGGAATAACGCTTCCTTGTTCGGGAAGTAGAGATAAATGGTGCCTTTGGCGACCTGAGCACGCTTGGCAATGTCATCGAGGCGTGTTCCCGCCAAGCCGCGCTCACCAAACTCGTGAAAGGCGGCGTCGATGATCTGTTGTGGTCGCTCTTCCGGCGCTCGTCGGCGCGTGGAAGGCGAGTCTGGAGCAAGAGTCACGATGGTCTCGGCTGTTACTGACTGACTGGTCAGTCTGGAGACGAATCAATGCGATTCAGGTTTCGGACGCAAGTGGGGGATTGGCGGATGGATTTGGGCTTCTGGGAGATCCCGGGGGCCGCCTGCGGCGGCGATACCTGCAGGATCAACAGCCGGATACCAGCATGATTGATCGTCAATGTTCACATTTTAAAAACACTAACAATACAGTATTAGAACATTCTGGTATATTTCGATTCCAATCATGCTGGTATCCGGCAGTTCATCCTGCAGGTATCGCGCCCCAAAGGGGCGCCCCCCAGCACCACCACCAAACAAAACGGGCCCGGCAAACGCCGAGCCCGCTCATCACTCCAGCACGAAGCCGCTTAGCCGACCGAGGGAACCTCGATCACCAACGCGCTCGTGTGCTTCGCTTCGGCAGCATGGCCGGCGAACTTCGCGTTCGTCCACACCACGATCCCGTACAGGATGGCACCGATGAAAATCGAGCCCCCGATGAGTCCCATGAACGCGGCGCCCATATCACTGCTCTGCGCGGCGTGCTTGTCGTGTCCAGCCATGATCGGTGGTGTGAAAGGAAAAGTTAGTCGACGTCGGCCACGCGGACCGACACCATGTGGTCATTCTGCACGATCGTCGGCAGGATCTCCAGTCCCTCGGTCACCTGGCCGTACACCGTGTGCACGCCATTGAGGTGGCGCGTGTTGGACTCGCTCAGCACCAGAAAGAACTGGCTGCCGCCCGTATCGCGACCCGCATGGGCCATCGAGAGCGCGCCAACCTTGTGCGTGTGCGGGTTGCCCTTTGTTTCGCACGGAATCTGCCAGCCCGGGCCGCCCGAACCGATACGACGATCGCCTTCCGGCAGATCGCGCGACTGCGGGTCACCGCCCTGCACGACAAAGTCGGGGATCACGCGGTGGAACTTCACCCCGTCATAGAAACCCGAGTTGGCCAGCTTCTCGAAGTTCTCGACGGTCTTCGGCGCTTCTCCGGCGAACAGCTCGGCGGTCAGCGTCCCCTTATTGGTTTCGATCGTAGCGATTTTGGCCACGGATTTCTCGACGGTTGAAGGATCAGAACTATCTGTAAACCTATCCAACGACCCGTCAGGCGTCGATGCCCGCGCTGGGGCAAACGTCGGCCAGCACACAGCGGTCGCAGGCGGGTTTTCTGGCGAAGCAGGTCCGGCGGCCATGCCAGATGAGCAAGTGGCTGAGTTGCGCCCACGCATCACGCGGAAAAAGCGGCATGAGTTCCCGCTCGATCCCCACCGGGTCGGGTTCCCGGGTCAGTCCCAGCCGACGGGCCAGTCGTTGCACGTGGGTGTCCACCACAATGCCTTCGTTGATGCCAAAGGCATTGCCCAGAATGACGTTGGCTGTCTTGCGACCCACACCAGGCAGCGGCACCAATTCGGCGATGCTGCGTGGCACGTCGCCCGCATGGTCACGCACGAGCGCCTTGGCCATGCCCACCAGGCTTTTGGCTTTCGCGCGGAAAAACCCCGTGGTCCGCACGATCTCTTCGACTTCTTCCAACGGCGCGTTGGCCAGCGTCTCCGGGTTCGGAAAACGGGCAAAGAGCGCAGGGGTGACCATGTTCACGCGCACGTCGGTGCACTGCGCCGACAGAATGGTGGCGCTCAACAACTCGAACGCATTGCGGTGATCGAGTTCGCAGTGCGCATCAGGATAGGTCGCCTGCAGACGTTCGAGTACCACCGTGGCGATCGCCTGTTTGTCGGCCTTCGTCTTGGGGCTGCGGGCAACAGGTGCGGCACGCTGCGAGGGTTTCTGGCCCAGCGTCTTCGACGTGCGTCGTGGCTTGGGTGTGCCCGCACTGCGCACAGATGTCCCGGACGGCACCGCGCCGCGTTTCGAGGCACCGGGCTTTTTCACCGACAAGGGTTGCCGAGGCCCGCCTCCGGTTGCTCGCGCCATGCTGGCGGCTATGCGATCAGCGACGCCCGTCGCGCACGCGCAAAAGCGAGCACGTCGTCGGCGGAGCGGGCGTTGAGCACGTTGGCTGGCGAAAGCCATCCCTTGCGGGCCGTGGCCACACCCAGCTCGAGATTCTCGAATCCCTGCGGGGAGTGTGCGTCGGGGCCGATGCTGACCAGTGTTCCATGCTCGCGGGCGACGCGGCAGGCCCGCCAATCGATATCGAGCCGATGCGGATCCGCATTGAGCTCCACTGCGACGCCCACTTCACCGGCCTTGGCGATGACGGCATCGAGGTCGATGGCATAGGGTTCACGGGTGAGCAGCAGTCGACCCGTGGGATGACCGAGGATGGTGAGGTGCGGATCGTCGAGCGCCTTGAGCACACGATCGGTCATCTGTCGCTCGTTCATGCCATAGCGCGAGTGGATCGACCCGATCACGAAGTCGAAACGATCGAGGAAGGCCGCATCATAGTCGACGCGTCCACACGGCAGGATATCGGCTTCGATGCCTTTGAGCACCCGGAAGTCGACGCCTTCAGCGGCATACCGGGCATTCAGCACATCGATTTCGTCGTGCTGCTGCAGGATCGCATCGCGCGCCAGACCGCCCGCGTACGTGTTGGACTGCGAGTGATCGGACACGCCGAGATAGCGTAGACCACGCGCCCGGGCCGCGGCGGCCATCTGTTCGATGGTGGCACCGCCATCGCTGTACTGTGAGTGGCAGTGGAGTGCGCCCACGAGATCCCGCTCGGTGATCAGCTCTGGGAGATGATCGGCTTCGGCAGCGCCAATCTCGCCAGTGGCTTCACGCAACTCGGGTGGCACGAACGCGAGCCCGAGTCGGGCGTACAGCGCGGCTTCGTCGGCGACGGGGATCACGTCACCATTGGCATCGCGCAGTTCATCGCCCGTCAGCGAGAACCCACGTTGCGTGGCGAGTGCGATGAGCTCGTTGACGTGCGTGGCACTGCCCGTGGCGCGCCACCAGGCGAGCACGAATTGTTCGGGGCGCACGCAGTGCAGGTCCACATGAGCACCGTCTTCGAAACGCAGCGCGATGGTTCGTCCACCGCCGCCGAGCACTTCCCGCACGCCACGCAATTGCGACAGCGTGGTCGCGACGACACTCGGACTGCCGCGCACGGCCGCCACGAGATCGATATCCCGTACCACTTCCATGCGGCGCCGGATGGAGCCGGCGATTTCGAGCTGCAGCACATCCGGGTGTGCGCGCAGAGCCTCGGCGATGCGCGCCGCTTCTGCGCGTCCATGCTGCCACAGCACGGCGGCGCCCGTCGCGCGCAGGTCCGCGATGCCCTTGAGGATGCGTTCCGCTGTGCGTTCCCCGAAGCGGGGCAAGGCGGCCAGACGGCCATTCCGTGCGACCTCCTCGAGCTCCATGACGGAGTCGATATCGAGACCATCGTGGATGGCGCGAATGCGGGCCGGACCAAGCCCCGGGATGCGCAGCATTTCGAGCAGGCCTTCAGGCGTTTCTTCCTGCAGGCGCTCGAGCAGTTCGGAGCTGTTCGACTCCGTGAGATCCCGCAGCACCACCAGCGCTTCGTCGCTCAGCGACTCGACGAGCGTCCCAGTTGCCGGCGCCGAACCGGACGCGGCGGACAGTATCGGCAGTATCTCGCCCAACGGCGCATCCGCGAAGCCACCCACGACCCGCGCGGCCGTCTGCATGCCACGCACGCGCGCCTTGTCGGCGTTGTGCAATTCCAGCAGGGTGGCGATGCTGGTGAGGACGTGGGCGGCGGTCCGGCAGTGCATCCCGCAATCTAGCGGACGCCGACGCTTCCGGCGTTGCGGTCTTCGGGTACGGCGCTCCGTCTTCGGCGCGCCGTACCACCTGGCCTGCGAGGAGCGCTCAGCTCTCGATGCCCGCCTGGAACTTCATCTGGCGGATCAGGGTCATCATCTCGTTTTCCGTGAGATCCAGCTCATGCTGGCCGGCGGCCGGGTCGAGCAGGCCGGTGCGCATGCCCACAGCCACGCGATTCTGGTAGCGCACCTTGGCCAGCAATTCCATGGTGAGCTGACGCAATCCGTGGTACTTCCGCTTCTCGGCATTGGCGCGACGATAGCGCTGGGCCAATTCTTCCAGTTGCAGGTCACGGGCGCGTCGCAACACGTCGTCCGTGGTACGGCCTGGAAGCACACTGCGGTCGGGAATGCCGTTGTTTTCCCAACCACTTTCGGCAAAAAACAGACGACCCACGTATTCGACGCCGTCGTGTGACGTGTGGAGCGTGACACGGACTTCCCGGTCATCGACCGGGATGGTGCCAAGTGGGGTTTGGACGATTGGACTGCGTGACGCCATTGGATGGGCTCCAACCAACGTGATGCGAATCGGCTACGGCTCGGTGGTCTCGGCCAGGAATGTTTGCATCACCGCAAACAGCTCTTCCGGCTGCTCGACGTAGGGCACATGCCCACATGCGTCGAGGACCACGAACCGAGCACCCAGACACTCTGCGACCGCAGCGGCCGATTCGAGTGGGATGGGGTCCGAGTTCCCGTGAAGGACGAGCGCCGGGCAGTCCACGGCACAAATCGCATCCCGAAGATCAAAATCCCCGAGACTGTTCCAGATGGACTGCTGAACTTTGCCCGTCACTCGGAAGGGCGTCAACGCCGTGGCATTCCGGGGATCATGGAAATAGCCCGCAACGCTGAGCTCGAAGCTCCGCTGCCGGTAGGCGTCCGGGTCGCGCTCCCGCAGTCCCGATGCGGCGAGTTCGGCACGCATGCCCTGAATGACTTCCCCCCGTCCGCGCGCGGCCAGTGCCTCTTCGAACTG contains these protein-coding regions:
- a CDS encoding TetR/AcrR family transcriptional regulator translates to MTLAPDSPSTRRRAPEERPQQIIDAAFHEFGERGLAGTRLDDIAKRAQVAKGTIYLYFPNKEALFREMVRTTIVVALSEAEASQEAHKDASSASQIREFATRSWNFHRTDRVRVLKRLVHDELVNFPDLMAFYADEVIARGRRLMASIVERGITRGEFRPVDPHMAARMYSALLISHSTWCNNRAFHPQLGTDDQVLDEILGFYLHALKP
- a CDS encoding peptidylprolyl isomerase, whose product is MAKIATIETNKGTLTAELFAGEAPKTVENFEKLANSGFYDGVKFHRVIPDFVVQGGDPQSRDLPEGDRRIGSGGPGWQIPCETKGNPHTHKVGALSMAHAGRDTGGSQFFLVLSESNTRHLNGVHTVYGQVTEGLEILPTIVQNDHMVSVRVADVD
- the nth gene encoding endonuclease III, coding for MARATGGGPRQPLSVKKPGASKRGAVPSGTSVRSAGTPKPRRTSKTLGQKPSQRAAPVARSPKTKADKQAIATVVLERLQATYPDAHCELDHRNAFELLSATILSAQCTDVRVNMVTPALFARFPNPETLANAPLEEVEEIVRTTGFFRAKAKSLVGMAKALVRDHAGDVPRSIAELVPLPGVGRKTANVILGNAFGINEGIVVDTHVQRLARRLGLTREPDPVGIERELMPLFPRDAWAQLSHLLIWHGRRTCFARKPACDRCVLADVCPSAGIDA
- a CDS encoding PHP domain-containing protein, with protein sequence MHCRTAAHVLTSIATLLELHNADKARVRGMQTAARVVGGFADAPLGEILPILSAASGSAPATGTLVESLSDEALVVLRDLTESNSSELLERLQEETPEGLLEMLRIPGLGPARIRAIHDGLDIDSVMELEEVARNGRLAALPRFGERTAERILKGIADLRATGAAVLWQHGRAEAARIAEALRAHPDVLQLEIAGSIRRRMEVVRDIDLVAAVRGSPSVVATTLSQLRGVREVLGGGGRTIALRFEDGAHVDLHCVRPEQFVLAWWRATGSATHVNELIALATQRGFSLTGDELRDANGDVIPVADEAALYARLGLAFVPPELREATGEIGAAEADHLPELITERDLVGALHCHSQYSDGGATIEQMAAAARARGLRYLGVSDHSQSNTYAGGLARDAILQQHDEIDVLNARYAAEGVDFRVLKGIEADILPCGRVDYDAAFLDRFDFVIGSIHSRYGMNERQMTDRVLKALDDPHLTILGHPTGRLLLTREPYAIDLDAVIAKAGEVGVAVELNADPHRLDIDWRACRVAREHGTLVSIGPDAHSPQGFENLELGVATARKGWLSPANVLNARSADDVLAFARARRASLIA
- a CDS encoding alpha/beta fold hydrolase encodes the protein MPFSVSTSLYYRIDGPVDAPPVLLLHGGPGAHHDYLYPQMLALAENHRVYTYDQRGGGQSKTDDPTPITWETQVADLGTLIREFGLVPPTLIGYSWGAMLAMLYAIRCTQDPSLPAPARMVLISPAPITRAWRTQFEEALAARGRGEVIQGMRAELAASGLRERDPDAYRQRSFELSVAGYFHDPRNATALTPFRVTGKVQQSIWNSLGDFDLRDAICAVDCPALVLHGNSDPIPLESAAAVAECLGARFVVLDACGHVPYVEQPEELFAVMQTFLAETTEP